The Lemur catta isolate mLemCat1 chromosome X, mLemCat1.pri, whole genome shotgun sequence genome has a window encoding:
- the LOC123628027 gene encoding 60S ribosomal protein L39 → MSSHKTFRIKRFLAKKQKQNRPIPQWIRMKTGNKIRYNSKRRHWRRTKLGL, encoded by the coding sequence ATGTCTTCTCACAAGACTTTCAGAATCAAGAGGTTTCTGGCcaagaagcagaaacaaaatcgTCCCATTCCCCAATGGATTCGTATGAAGACTGGCAATAAAATCAGGTACAATTCCAAGAGGAGACACTGGAGAAGAACCAAGCTGGGTCTATAA